A region of Esox lucius isolate fEsoLuc1 chromosome 3, fEsoLuc1.pri, whole genome shotgun sequence DNA encodes the following proteins:
- the LOC105024990 gene encoding macrophage mannose receptor 1 has product MGCSQRLNGSEIHIGNSLENNGTNNPRCANITEIPEGQTASFECFEMEGRYVIIDIPNRAEYLTLCEVEVYGSLAGNCSSTTSLPYEYQFVDKNMTWTEAQSYCRNNYTDLATIDNTEDMYRLMKSVNGGFTNGAWIGLKEGERMGTWQWSDQSNCSFRNWNIGQPDNQGGDQTCVVTWMNVTGPWDDMKCNATGMSVTWRWDDRNCDEKRPFFCYHVPSTSTSSETAAPAHHQDDMSPPSSSSSITTTTKANDNSAPSSANDNSAPSSADDNSAPSSANDNSAPSSANDNSAPSSANDNSAPSSANDNSAPSSANDNSAPSSANDNGAPSSANDNGAPSSANDNGAPSSANDNGAPSSANDNSAPSSANDNSAPSSANDNSAPSSANDNSAPSSANDNSDKVILITEKKTWTDALNYCRENHDDLVSVLSEEVQKGVEFMAKKASTPHVWLGLRYTCTLNIWFWVSGEPICYSKWSPGNGTCIEDCGRTRVGRTGAVETDGPHHWVSLPDIEQLNFICSSKRK; this is encoded by the exons ATGGGATGTTCTCAGAGGTTAAACGGTTCTGAGATCCACATTGGTAACTCGCTGGAGAACAACGGCACCAACAACCCCAGATGTGCAAATATAACCGAGATCCCAGAAGGACAGACAGCCAGCTTTGAATGTTTTGAGATGGAGGGACGTTATGTTATTATCGACATCCCTAACAGGGCTGAATATCTCACTCTGTGTGAGGTGGAGGTGTATGGCAGTCTAGCAGGAAACTGTTCATCCACAACAAGCCTCCCTTATGAGTATCAATTTGTGGACAAAAATATGACCTGGACTGAAGCACAGAGTTACTGCAGAAATAACTACACTGACCTGGCCACCATAGACAACACAGAGGACATGTACAGACTGATGAAGTCTGTAAACGGAGGATTTACAAATGGAGCCTGGATAGGACTGAAGGAGGGGGAGCGGATGGGAACCTGGCAGTGGTCAGACCAGAGCAACTGTTCATTCAGAAACTGGAACATTGGACAACCAGATAATCAAGGAGGGGATCAGACCTGTGTTGTGACCTGGATGAACGTTACAGGGCCTTGGGATGATATGAAATGCAATGCGACCGGGATGAGTGTTACATGGCGATGGGATGACAGGAACTGTGATGAAAAACGACCTTTCTTCTGCTACCATG TTCCATCAACGTCCACCTCCAGTGAGACAGCAGCACCTGCCCATCATCAAGATGACATGTCACCCCCTTCCTCAAGCAGCAGTATCACCACCACTACAAAAG CCAATGACAACAGTGCTCCCTCCTCAGCCAATGACAATAGTGCTCCCTCCTCAGCCGATGACAACAGTGCTCCCTCCTCAGCCAATGACAACAGTGCTCCCTCCTCAGCCAATGACAACAGTGCTCCCTCCTCAGCCAATGACAACAGTGCTCCCTCCTCAGCCAATGACAACAGTGCTCCCTCCTCAGCCAATGACAACAGTGCTCCCTCCTCAGCCAATGACAACGGTGCTCCTTCCTCAGCCAATGACAACGGTGCTCCTTCCTCAGCCAATGACAACGGTGCTCCCTCCTCAGCCAATGACAACGGTGCTCCCTCCTCAGCCAATGACAACAGTGCTCCCTCCTCAGCCAATGACAACAGTGCTCCCTCCTCAGCCAATGACAACAGTGCTCCTTCCTCAGCCAATGACAATAGTGCTCCCTCCTCAGCCAATGACAACAGTG ATAAGGTGATTCTGATTACTGAGAAAAAAACGTGGACAGACGCCCTGAACTACTGCAGGGAGAACCATGATGACCTGGTCTCCGTTCTCTCTGAAGAGGTCCAGAAGGGGGTGGAGTTCATGGCCAAGAAGGCCTCTACTCCACATGTGTGGCTGGGTCTGCGCTACACCTGCACCTTAAACATCTGGTTCTGGGTCAGTGGGGAACCCATCTGCTACAGTAAATGGTCTCCAGGAAACGGGACCTGCATAGAAGACTGTGGGAGAACCAGAGTGGGGAGAACCGGGGCAGTAGAGACAGATGGTCCTCATCACTGGGTCAGTCTGCCTGACATCGAGCAGCTCAACTTCATCTGCAGCtctaaaaggaaataa